AGCAGCCCGCGCGCGAGCAGGTAGGCCGCGGTCGCACCGACGACGATCTGCACGATCGCGGGCAGCGAGCGCACGACGCGGTCGAGCGCGGCGCGGGCATCCAATCGCCGACGGATGCTGCGCTCGAGCCGCTTCAGCGCCCGGGTTTCGTCGCCCACGCCGACGCCGCCCGGCTCAGGCCTGCGGGCGCTGAACGGCGCCGAGCCGCGGCAGCCGCGGCACGCCGGCGGTGGCCCCGGCGTCGGTCGGCACGATGACCTGCTGGGCGGCGGCGATGGCCACGCCGTCGACCTCGACGACGAGCGCGGCAGCAGGATCGAGCGAGCGCTTGACGACGGCGAGCGCGATGGGCCCGAGCTCGTGGTGCCGCGCGCTCGACGTGATGGTGCCCACGGCGGCGCCCTCGTGCAGCACGGGCGCGCCGTGGCCGGGCAGCAGGGCATCGGAGCCGTCGAGGTGCAGCATGACCAGCCGGCGGGGAGGATGGCCGAGATTGTGCACCTTCGCCACGGTCTCTTGCCCCCGATAGCAGCCCTTGCTGAGGTGCACGGCCGAGCGCAGCCAGTCGAGCTCGTGCGGGATCGTGCGGTCGTCGACCTCGCCGCCGAAGCGCGGGCGCCAGGCGGCGATGCGCAGGGCTTCGAGCGCGAGCGCGCCGGCGACGGGCAGCTCACCCGCGCGGGCCGCCACCCCGACCTCGGCGAGGCGGTCGCGCTCGACGAGTATCTCGACCGCGGGGAACTCGGCCGCGGGGTGGCCGTCCTCGGCCGCGTACTGCCAGCCGCCGACCTGCACGGCCGACCACGGGTCGTGCCAGACGAGTGGCACGCCGTTCGGCGCGGCGGGCTCGACGAGCGGCGGGGAACCCACGGGCAGCAGCTGCCCCAGCGTGGCCCACTGCTGCGACACGTCGGCGACCTCGACGCGCAGCATGAAGCGCATGCGGTCGAGCCAGGCGGCGAGCGCCGCCGTCTGCGACGCCTCGACGAGCAGCCACGCGGTCACGCCGTCATCGATGATGCGGATGCTGTGCTCGAGCCGCCCGTTCGGATCGAGCAGCAGCGTCTCGGCCGACTGGCCCGCGTCGAGGGTGGCGAGCGACTGCGAGGTGAGCGAGTCGAGCCAGGTGAGACGGTCGGGGCCCGTGACGGTGATGACGCCGCGGTCGCTGAGGTCGACGATGGCGCGGCCCGCGGCGAGCATCCGCTGCTCGGCGACCAGGTCGCCGTAGTGGTCGGCCGTCGTGCCCGCACCGGCGACGGCGCCGGGCAGGGCCAGCAGGGGCGAGATGTCAGGCATCGCGGTTCAGGGTTCCGGAGGCGTGGGTGCGCAGGTCGTTGCCGAGGGCGGCGATGTCCCACGCCCACAGCAGGCGTCCCTCGACGAGTCCGTAGAGGCGCGTCGCGGCGGCGTACTCCTTGGCGCTCGCCGAGCGCATGACGGCATCGGTCTGCAGGTCGATGCGCGCGTCGGCGACGCGGCCCAGGTACAGCTCGCTCACGCCGCCGGGGTGGATGAGCGCCACCTCGACGTCGAAGCCGCCGTGCGGGGCCCGCAGCTGCTCGACCTGCTCGGCGGTGGCGTACGGCCGCGGCCCATCACCGGGCAGCATGCCCGGGCCGGGGTCGCCCGGCTGCGAGGGCCGGTGCAGTCGCCAGTAGCCGGCCTCGGCGCTCAGGGGCGTGTTCGCCTCATCGAGCAGCCAGGTGTGCGACGAGTAGTTGAGGTAGTTGAGGCCGTCGTGGCTGAAGCTCACGCGCTGGCCGAACTCGTGTTCGCGCGTGCGATCGCCGTCTTGGTAGTGCACGACTCCGGTGCCGTCCCACACCCCGATGAGCCAGGCGAGCGGGGCGAGCTCGGCCGGCAGACTCGTGTCGAGGGAGAACACGGCTCCGCGCGGAATCAGCGCTGGCCGCGGTACAGGTTGACGAGCACGACGACCGAGACGAATCCGATCGAGAGCGTCGCCAGACCCAGCAGGCCGAGGAAGAAGATCTCAAGGGCGAGAAGCATGACTCCAGTGTACGACGGCGCGCGCGGGGAGAACGCCTAGAGGGTGGTCACGAGCAGCGTTGCGACCGACGCCACCATGAGCAGCAGGATCGCGCCCGTCACCGTGACGAGCATGCGCATGACGAGCCCGTCTTTCGACTGCAGGCTCACCTGGATGACGAACGTCATGATCATGGCCCCGCCCGCGATGGCCGGCAGCACCGCCCACCACTGGTCGGAGGGCATGAGCAGCGCGACGACGAGCACCGCCGCCGCGACGGCCAACCAGACGGGCAGCGCGGTCGCGATGGTGCGGGACATGCCCCCATGCTAGGCCGCTTGTACACTGAGCGGGACACCGTGGAGGACATGTGGCTCAGCTGTTGATCCTGACCTCGCAGGTGAACACCGACGTTCTCCCCGCGCTAGGGCTGCTCAGCCACCGGGTCCGCCGCATTCCGGCGGAGCCGGCGGCCCTCGTCGGTGCGCCTCCCGCCGACGTCATCATCGTGGATGCTCGCGCCGACCTCGCGAGCGCCAAGTCGCTCTGCAAGATCCTCACGACCACGGGCGCCGGCTCGCCGATCATCGTCGTGCTCACCGAGGGCGGCCTCACGGCCGTCAACGCGGAGTGGGGCATCGACGACGTGCTGCTCGAGACCGCGGGGCCCGCAGAGGTGGATGCCCGGCTGCGCCTCGCCGTAGGCCGCCAGTCGCGTGATGAGGGGTCGAGCATGATCCGGGCATCCGGTGTCGTCATCGACGAGGCCAGCTACTCGGCGAAAGTGCATGGCCGCACCCTCGACCTCACGTTCAAGGAGTTCGAGCTGCTGCGGTTCTTCGCTACGCATCCCAGCCGCGTCTTCACGCGCGAGCAACTGCTGAGCGAGGTCTGGGGCTACGACTACTTCGGCGGCACCCGCACGGTCGACGTGCACGTGCGGCGCCTGCGCGCCAAGCTCGGCGACATGGAGTCGCTCATCGGCACCGTGCGCAACGTCGGCTACCGGTTCACGGTGCACGAGGACGACGCCGAGCAGGCCGCGCGGCGCGTCGAGGCCTAGCGGGCGCCCGCGAGCAACGCTGACGCCGAGTCGGCCTTACCCGAACTTGCCCGAAACGTAGTCTTCGGTGTCTTTCACGCTCGGGTTCGAGAAGATCACCGAGGTGTCGTCGTACTCGATGAGCTTGCCGGGCTTGCCGGTGCCGGCGATGTTGAAGAACGCCGTCTTGTCGCTCACGCGGCTGGCCTGCTGCATGTTGTGCGTCACGATGACGATCGTGTAGTCCTTCTTGAGCTCTTCGATGAGGTCTTCGATGGCGAGCGTCGAGATGGGATCGAGGGCCGAGCAGGGCTCGTCCATGAGGATCACCTCGGGCTCGACGGCGATGGCCCGCGCGATGCAGAGGCGCTGCTGCTGGCCGCCCGAGATGCTCGAGCCGGGGCGCTCGAGGCGATCCTTGACCTCGTTCCAGAGGTTCGCGCCCTGCAGCGACTTCTCGACCAGCTCGTCGGCGTCGGTCTTGCTGATGCGCCGGTTGTTGAGCTTCACGCCCGCGAGCACGTTGTCGCGGATCGACATGGTCGGGAACGGGTTGGGGCGCTGGAACACCATGCCCACCTGCCGGCGCACGAGCACGGGGTCGACCCCGGGGCCGTAGAGGTCGTCACCGTCGATGAGCACCTCGCCCTCGACGTAGGCGCCGGGGATGACCTCGTGCATGCGGTTGAGCGTGCGGATGAAGGTCGACTTGCCGCACCCCGAGGGGCCGATGAAGGCGGTCACGCTGCGGGGCTCGATGACCATGCTGACGCCCTCGACAGCCTTGAACTTGCTGTAGTAGACGTTGAGGTCGTTGACTTCGATGCGCTTAGACACGGTGTGGGGATTCCTTCGGTCAGATCGGGGTTCAGCGGCCGAGCTTGGGGGCGAACGCGCGGGCGATGATGCGCGCCACGAGGTTGAGCAGCATGACGATGAGGATGAGCGTGAGGGCGCCGGCCCACGCGCGGTCGAGGTAGGCCTGGGTGTCGACACCCTGGTTCGCATACGAGGTGAAGACGAACACGGGCAGCGACTGCATGCGGTCGGCGAAGAGGTTGTAGTTCATGCTCGCCGTGAATCCCGCCACGATGAGCAGCGGCGCCGTCTCGCCGATGACGCGGGCGATCGAGAGCATGATGCCCGTCGCGATTCCGGCCGCCGAGGTGGGCAGCACGACATTGAGGATCGTGAGCCACTTGGGCACGCCGAGCGCGAACGACGCCTCGCGCAGCTCGTTGGGCACGACGCGCAGCATCTCCTCGCACGAGCGCACGACCACGGGGATCATGAGCACCGACAGCGCGACGGCCCCCGCGAAGCCCATGCGCACTCCCGGTCCGAAGAACAGCGCGAAGAGCGCGAAGGCGAAGAGGCCCGCGACGATCGAGGGGATGCCCGTCATGACGTCGACGAAGAACGTGATCGCCCGCGCGAGGGGGCCTCGGCCGTACTCGACGAGGTAGATCGCGGTGAAGAGGCCGATCGGGATCGAGATGATGGCCGCGGTGCCCGTCATGAGCAGGGTGCCGACGATCGCGTGCGCGGCGCCGCCGCCCTCACCCACGACGTTGCGCATGGAGCTGCTGAAGAACTCGATGTCGAAGCGGGCGGAGCCGTTGACCACGACGGTGACGAGCAGGGAGACGAGGGGGGCCATCGCGATGAGGAACGCCCCGGTGACGAGCGCCGTGACGAAGCGGTCGGTCGCCTTGCGCGAGCCTTCGACGAGCCGGCTGATGACGACGATCGACACGAGGTAGAACAGCACGCCGAGAGCGGCGGCGCCGACGAGCGAGAACTCGGAGGCGGTCGCGCTCGTGATGAGCGAGACGATGCCGCCGGCAGCCGCGAACGAGAGGCCGAGGATCACCCAGGGCGTGCGGGGGTGCAGCTGCCCTTGGGTGAGGGTGTTGGCGATACCGGGCTGCAGGGCAGTCGCAGTCATGTCAGTTCGCTCCCGAGAAGTCTTTGCGACGGTTGACGATGTAGCGCGCGATCGAGTTCACGATGAGCGTGATGAGGAACAGGATGAGACCGGTCGCGATAAGCAGGTTGACGTTGACGCCGTAGGCCTCGGGGAAGCTCAGCGCGATATTGGCCGCGATCGTCGAGGGGTTGGACGAGCTCACGAGGTTGATCGTGATGACACCCGTCGCCGAGAGCACCATGGCGACCGCCATGGTCTCGCCGAGCGCGCGGCCGAGGCCGAGCATGGCACCCGAGATGATGCCGGGGCGGCCGAACGGCAGCACCGCCATCGTGATCATCTCCCAGCGGGTCGCACCGAGCGCGAGCGCGGCTTCTTCGTGCAGAACCGGGGTCTGGATGAAGATTTCACGGCAGATGGCGGTCATCACGGGCAGGATCATGACCCCGAGCACGATCGCCGCGGTGAGGATCGTGCGGCCCGTGCCGGACACGGGCGGGGCGAACAGCGGGATCCACCCGAGGTTCTCAGACAGCCAGGTGTACGCCGGCAGCACGGCCGGCGCGAGCACGCCGATGCCCCAGAGCCCGAACACGACCGAGGGCACGGCGGCGAGGAGGTCGACGATGTATCCGAGCGCCTGCGCGAGACGGCGCGGTGCGTAATGCGAGATGAAGAGGGCGATCCCGACGGCGAGCGGGAGCGCCATGAGCAGCGCGAGCGTGGCCGACCAGAGCGTGCCGAAGACGAGGGGCCAGACGTAGTCCCAGAAGCTCGCGGGTGACCCGATGAAGTCGACCGGATCGGCGACGAAGGCCGGGATGCTCTGCCCCACGAGGAAGAGGGCCACGGCGGCGAGGATCACGAGGATCGCGGCGCCCGAGATGAGCGAGGTGCGGGAGAAGATGATGTCGCCGAGCCGCTGCTTCGGCTTGCCCTGCGGTGCGACCGCTCGTACCTTCGGGTCTGTCGCGGTCATCGACTCGGTTCCTCCGCAGATCGGGTTGACAGGGGTGCTGGCTGGTACTCAGGGGAACGGGACCGGGATGCCCGCCCCCAGTCTGACGGCCGCGGGGTGGGGGGGCAACTGCCCCCCCACCCCCCGGCGTCGTGAGGGTGGAACTGACTAGCTGATGACGTCGATCGCGGCGGTCACGCGCTCGAAGAGCGTCGCCGAGATCGGGGCCGAACCGGCACCCGCGGCAGCCGCGGCCTGGCCGGCCTCGCTCGCCATGTAGGTGAAGTACGCCTTGACGAGCTCACCCTGAGCGGCGTCGAGGTAGGTCTCGCAGCCGACGAGGTACGCGACGAGCACGACCGGGTAGGCGGCGCTGTCGGGCGTGCGGTCGAGCTCGATGCTCAGGTCGAAGTCGGGGCGACCCTCGACGAACGGCGAGGCGTCGACAACAGCGGCCGCGGCCTCGGGCGAGAACGGAACGAACTCCTCGCCGATCTGCACCGCGACGGTACCGAGGTCACCGGCGCGCGAGGCGTCGGCGTAGCCGATGGTGCCGGTGCCGTTGGTGACGGCGTCGACAACACCCGAGGTGCCCTGAGCGGCCTCACCCGACTCGAACGGCCACACGCCGTCCGGCTCCTCGGTCCAGATCGACGGCGCGGCCTGGAAGAGGTAGTCGGTGAAGTTCTCGGTGGTGCCCGAGTCGTCCGAGCGGTGCACGGCGGTGATCGCGAGGTCGGGCAGCTCGACACCCTCGTTGAGGGCGGCGATGGCCGGGTCGTTCCAGTTGGTGATCGCACCGGCGAAGATGCTCGCGATGACGTCGGCGCTCATGTTGAGCGAGTCGATGCCCTCGAGGTTGAAGATGACGGCGATCGGCGAGACGTAGAGGGGCAGCTGCACGATGCCCGAGTCGGGCGCGCACGCGGCGAAGCCGCCCGCGGCGATCTCCTCGTCGTTGAACGCACGGTCGGTGCCGGCGAAGTCGCTGCCGCCGCCGAGGAAGGTCTCGCGGCCAGCGCCCGAGCCGGTGGGGTCGTAGGTCACGGTGACCTCGGGGTTGGCGGTCTGGAACTCGGCGATCCAGACTTCCTGGGCCGCGCCGACGGCCGACGAGCCGGCGCCGACAAGGGTGCCCGAGAGGCCGCTGGGGGTCTCTTCGGCGGGGGTCTCGTTCGTGGCGCAGGCGCTCAGGACGAGCGCTGCGGCGACGCTGATGGCAGCGAAGCTGCCGACACGCGTGATGTTCACTGTGTTTTCCCTTCGGGGATGGATGTCGTGACTGCATGCACGGCGCAGGAGGCCGGGCGATGCCACGCTAAGGAGCGACGGTGTCCAGGGTCCGCCGCGCGGGTGAACGGCAGGTTAACGACCCGCGAATGCCGTCACGCGCCGACGGCAGGCGCGTGCGTCTCGATCGCGACGAGCGCGGGATGCTCGGGGCCGTGCGCGAAGTGCAGCACCGTGTACTCCCCCGTCGCGAGGGCCGCACTGCGGCGCAGCTGCGGCGTCACCGTGGCGCCGCTCAGGTCGGCGGCCGCGCTGATGATCTGCGGGATCACGGGACCGTGGCTGCACAGCACGGCCGTGACGCCGCGGGTGAGGCGCTTCTCGACCTGCCGCCGCACGCGCAGGCCGTCGCCCGCGTAGGCGTCTTGACTGATGCCGCGCGAGTGCTTGACCTCGAGCCCGGTCGCTTCGGCGGTCGGCATGATCGTCGCGACGCACCGTGCCGCCGTGCTCGTCACGAGCGACTGGGGACCGAACGCGGCGATGCCGCCGGCGACCGAGCGCGACTGCTCGAGACCGCGGTGCAGCAGCGGGCGGGTGTGGTCGGGGCCGTCCCACTGCTCGTGCGGCATGGCCTTGCCGTGGCGCAGCACGATGAGCGCGAAGGTGCGCGCGTGGCCCGCATCGACCTGCGCGGCGAACCGCTCCACGACGTCGGCGTCGTGGGCGTAGGTCAAGCGCTTGGCCGCTTTGGCGACCGGCACCCACTCGAGGGCGCGAATCTCGCCGTTCGCCTCGTAGCTGTGCCGTTCGGCCTGGCCCGCATCCACTTCAGCCGACCAGTAGTGCACGACCTTGTCGCGTCCGTTCGGCAAGCGGTACTCGACCGTGCCGAGGGGGGCGCCGAGCACGACGTCGAAGCCCGTCTCCTCCGCGATCTCGCGCACGGCCGTGTGGGGCAGGGTCTCGCCCGGGTCGACCTTGCCCTTGGGCAGCGAGATGTCTTTGTGCTGCGTGCGGTGCACGAGCAGGATGCGCGCTTTGCCGTCGACCATCTTCCAGACGACAGCACCGGCCGCCTCGACCGTGTCGGCGAGGGCGGTCGTCGCCGGGGATGCGGGCGTCATGCGCGCGACGCACCCCCGCGCCGCCGGGTCGCGATCGCGTTCATGACCACATTCTGCAGGTCGGCGAGCGAGCGGCCGTGCTCATCGCGGTGAACACGCTGCCAGTCGCCATCGGGCTGCAGGTGCCACGAGGCCGTGTGCTCGCTCATGGACGTATCGAACAGCTCGTCGATCTCGGCGAGGTGCGCGGGCTCGGTGAGGCGGATGAGCGCCTCGACGCGCCGATCGAGGTTGCGATGCATCATGTCGGCGCTGCCGATGTAGATCTGCGGGTCGCCCGCGTTGTGGAAGGCGAAGATGCGCGAGTGCTCGAGGTAGCGCCCGAGCACGCTGCGCACGCGGATGCTCTCGCTGAGGCCCTCCCGCCCCGGCACGAGGGCGCACACGCCGCGCACGACGATGTCGACCGCGACGCCCGCGGCGCTCGCGCGGTAGAGGGCGTCGATGATGGCCTCGTCGACGAGAGAGTTGACCTTGATGCGGATGCCCGAGGGCCGGCCGGCCTTCGCGTGCTCGGTCTCGGTCGCGATGAGCTTGAGCAGGCCGCGACGCAGGTAGCGCGGGGCCACGAGCATGCGCTTGAACTTCTTCTCGATCGCATAGCCGGAGAGCTCGTTGAACAGCCGCGTGAGATCTTTGCCCACCTGGTCG
The sequence above is a segment of the Microcella humidisoli genome. Coding sequences within it:
- the ygfZ gene encoding CAF17-like 4Fe-4S cluster assembly/insertion protein YgfZ, producing MPDISPLLALPGAVAGAGTTADHYGDLVAEQRMLAAGRAIVDLSDRGVITVTGPDRLTWLDSLTSQSLATLDAGQSAETLLLDPNGRLEHSIRIIDDGVTAWLLVEASQTAALAAWLDRMRFMLRVEVADVSQQWATLGQLLPVGSPPLVEPAAPNGVPLVWHDPWSAVQVGGWQYAAEDGHPAAEFPAVEILVERDRLAEVGVAARAGELPVAGALALEALRIAAWRPRFGGEVDDRTIPHELDWLRSAVHLSKGCYRGQETVAKVHNLGHPPRRLVMLHLDGSDALLPGHGAPVLHEGAAVGTITSSARHHELGPIALAVVKRSLDPAAALVVEVDGVAIAAAQQVIVPTDAGATAGVPRLPRLGAVQRPQA
- a CDS encoding FABP family protein, with amino-acid sequence MFSLDTSLPAELAPLAWLIGVWDGTGVVHYQDGDRTREHEFGQRVSFSHDGLNYLNYSSHTWLLDEANTPLSAEAGYWRLHRPSQPGDPGPGMLPGDGPRPYATAEQVEQLRAPHGGFDVEVALIHPGGVSELYLGRVADARIDLQTDAVMRSASAKEYAAATRLYGLVEGRLLWAWDIAALGNDLRTHASGTLNRDA
- a CDS encoding response regulator transcription factor: MAQLLILTSQVNTDVLPALGLLSHRVRRIPAEPAALVGAPPADVIIVDARADLASAKSLCKILTTTGAGSPIIVVLTEGGLTAVNAEWGIDDVLLETAGPAEVDARLRLAVGRQSRDEGSSMIRASGVVIDEASYSAKVHGRTLDLTFKEFELLRFFATHPSRVFTREQLLSEVWGYDYFGGTRTVDVHVRRLRAKLGDMESLIGTVRNVGYRFTVHEDDAEQAARRVEA
- the pstB gene encoding phosphate ABC transporter ATP-binding protein PstB, which produces MSKRIEVNDLNVYYSKFKAVEGVSMVIEPRSVTAFIGPSGCGKSTFIRTLNRMHEVIPGAYVEGEVLIDGDDLYGPGVDPVLVRRQVGMVFQRPNPFPTMSIRDNVLAGVKLNNRRISKTDADELVEKSLQGANLWNEVKDRLERPGSSISGGQQQRLCIARAIAVEPEVILMDEPCSALDPISTLAIEDLIEELKKDYTIVIVTHNMQQASRVSDKTAFFNIAGTGKPGKLIEYDDTSVIFSNPSVKDTEDYVSGKFG
- the pstA gene encoding phosphate ABC transporter permease PstA; translation: MTATALQPGIANTLTQGQLHPRTPWVILGLSFAAAGGIVSLITSATASEFSLVGAAALGVLFYLVSIVVISRLVEGSRKATDRFVTALVTGAFLIAMAPLVSLLVTVVVNGSARFDIEFFSSSMRNVVGEGGGAAHAIVGTLLMTGTAAIISIPIGLFTAIYLVEYGRGPLARAITFFVDVMTGIPSIVAGLFAFALFALFFGPGVRMGFAGAVALSVLMIPVVVRSCEEMLRVVPNELREASFALGVPKWLTILNVVLPTSAAGIATGIMLSIARVIGETAPLLIVAGFTASMNYNLFADRMQSLPVFVFTSYANQGVDTQAYLDRAWAGALTLILIVMLLNLVARIIARAFAPKLGR
- the pstC gene encoding phosphate ABC transporter permease subunit PstC codes for the protein MTATDPKVRAVAPQGKPKQRLGDIIFSRTSLISGAAILVILAAVALFLVGQSIPAFVADPVDFIGSPASFWDYVWPLVFGTLWSATLALLMALPLAVGIALFISHYAPRRLAQALGYIVDLLAAVPSVVFGLWGIGVLAPAVLPAYTWLSENLGWIPLFAPPVSGTGRTILTAAIVLGVMILPVMTAICREIFIQTPVLHEEAALALGATRWEMITMAVLPFGRPGIISGAMLGLGRALGETMAVAMVLSATGVITINLVSSSNPSTIAANIALSFPEAYGVNVNLLIATGLILFLITLIVNSIARYIVNRRKDFSGAN
- a CDS encoding phosphate ABC transporter substrate-binding protein PstS, yielding MNITRVGSFAAISVAAALVLSACATNETPAEETPSGLSGTLVGAGSSAVGAAQEVWIAEFQTANPEVTVTYDPTGSGAGRETFLGGGSDFAGTDRAFNDEEIAAGGFAACAPDSGIVQLPLYVSPIAVIFNLEGIDSLNMSADVIASIFAGAITNWNDPAIAALNEGVELPDLAITAVHRSDDSGTTENFTDYLFQAAPSIWTEEPDGVWPFESGEAAQGTSGVVDAVTNGTGTIGYADASRAGDLGTVAVQIGEEFVPFSPEAAAAVVDASPFVEGRPDFDLSIELDRTPDSAAYPVVLVAYLVGCETYLDAAQGELVKAYFTYMASEAGQAAAAAGAGSAPISATLFERVTAAIDVIS
- a CDS encoding NUDIX hydrolase, which encodes MTPASPATTALADTVEAAGAVVWKMVDGKARILLVHRTQHKDISLPKGKVDPGETLPHTAVREIAEETGFDVVLGAPLGTVEYRLPNGRDKVVHYWSAEVDAGQAERHSYEANGEIRALEWVPVAKAAKRLTYAHDADVVERFAAQVDAGHARTFALIVLRHGKAMPHEQWDGPDHTRPLLHRGLEQSRSVAGGIAAFGPQSLVTSTAARCVATIMPTAEATGLEVKHSRGISQDAYAGDGLRVRRQVEKRLTRGVTAVLCSHGPVIPQIISAAADLSGATVTPQLRRSAALATGEYTVLHFAHGPEHPALVAIETHAPAVGA